Part of the Candidatus Binatia bacterium genome is shown below.
TGGCATCGTCGATGAGATCCGTGAGGTTTTCGACGAACCGGCGTGTGAACCCGGCCGCTATGGTTGCAACGGTGCGTTCACTCACCTTCTGATCTGTAGCCGGCTCAAACACGTCATGAACTCGGTTGGGCACAACTTTCCGCAGGCGCGCACGCACGGCACCAACAACCCGGCCTACATGCACCCCGATGACCTGGCACAGCTCGGCTTCGCATCGGGTGACCTGGTGGAGATCGTGTCGGAAGACGGAAGGGTTCCGGCGATTGTTGAAGCGTCCGGCGACATACGGCGCGGTGCCATTGCGATGGCGCACGCGTTCGGCGGAGACCCGAAAGAGGAAGCCGACGTGCGCAGCGTCGGCAGTAACGTGGGTCGCCTGATCTCGACCACTCACCACTTCGACCCGATTGCCGGAATGCCCCGCCAGAGCGCAATTCCCGTGCGCCTGCGCCGCGCCGTGAGGGGGACTTGATTCATGGTCGATGTCGATGTGAGCTTTCAGGGTCCAAGTGATCCCGAGCGTGTGAAGCAAGCCCTCGCCCGGTGGCTCAACGAGCGCTGGCGGGCAGCGACCACCATTCAAATCCACGACTTCGCAACGCCTCAGTCCAGCGGATATTCAAATGAGACCGTGATGTTCCGTGCCTCGTGGCGCGAGGGGGGACAGCCTCGCGACAAACGCTACGTGCTGCGAATGGAGCCGCAGCGGCTGCCGGTCTTTCCGCTGCAGACATCCGTGCAACGCCCATCGGTGGAGGTGCAGTATCGCGCCATGAAGGCGGTCGCCGACCACAGCACCGTCCCGCTCGCCCCGTTGGTCGGCTACGAGGCGAGTCCGACCTGGGTCGGTGCGCCGTTCTTCGTGATGGGGTTTGTCGAAGGCCGCGTACCCGTCGACGTGCCGCTGTACACGCTGGCGGGATTCATCGTCGAGGAGGCGACGCCGGCGCAGCGGCGCCGTGTCATCGAGAGCGGGCTCGACGTACTGGCGCAGATCCACCGCATTGACTGGACGCGGGCCGATGTCGACTGGCTTGTGCCACAGGGACGATCGCCCGGTCTGCGCTGGCAACTCGATCTCCATCGCGATTACGTGCACGCGCAGCTGCGCGGCCGCGCACATCCGATCCTGGAGCCGGCGCTGGCGTGGCTCGAAGCGCATTTTCCGGGCGAAGGCGGGCTCGGGATCAGCTGGGGCGATGCGCGCATCGGCAACATGATCTTCGCCGACTTCGAGTGCGCGGCGGTGACTGACTGGGAAGCGGTCGCCCTAGGCCCTGCCGAGATGGACCTGGGCTGGTGGCTGATGTTCGACCGCTACGCGCACGAGTCCGCCGGCGCCACGCGCCTGGACGGCATGCCGACACGCGAGGAACAGAAGGCCTACTACGAGTCACGCGCGGGGCGTCGCCTCGGCGACACGCGCTACTTCGAGATCCTGGCAGCGACGCGGTTCACGGCCGTGATGATCCCGAACGGCGACCGCTTCACCGCCGACGGCCGCGTGCCCGCGGAGATGAACCTGGCGATCCACAACCCGGGGACGCAAGTGCTCGCCGACCTGCTCGAAATCCCCTACCGTTGGACCGACCCGCCGCGGTAAACAGCGAACGTGACCAAACCGATGCAACTCGGACGGCTCTTCAGCCCCCTGCGTATCAAGTCCATGGAGCTGAAGAACCGTATCGTCATGCCGCCGATGACCACGCTGCTGGCCGGCCCAGGCGGGGAGATCACCGATCGCTTCATGGCATTCTACGCCGCACGGGCGCAGGGCGGCGCGGCCTTGATCACCGCTGAGACGGCGGACGTGCATCCGTACACCCACAACCTCTCCATTGGCGACCGTGGCTTCACCGCCATTTATGATGATCGGTTCATTCCCGGCTTCCGGCGCTTCACGGATCGCCTCCACGCAGCCGGAGCGAAGGTCTCTCTTCAGCTCCACCACTCCGGGGGCGCGATGATGATGCTGGATCCGTCCTGCCCGCCCGTCGCGCCCTCGGCCATCCCCTGCCCCGGGGGCGCCGTGCCGCGGGCCCTGGCCATCGACGAAATCCAAGGGCTGGTGGAGGCCTTTGGCGCCGGCGCGCGCCGGGCGCGAGAAGCCGGCTTCGATGCCGTCGACATCCACGGAGGCCACGGCTACCTCATCGCCCAGTTCATGTCGCCCTACTTCAACCGCAGGGCAGACCGCTACGGCGCCGATATCAGTGGCCGCCTTCGTTTTGCCATCGAAGTCCTGCGCGCGGTGCGCCGGAATGTCGGCGGCGATTTCCCGGTCATTTTCCGCTTCAGCGCCGACGAACGCGTGCCCGGCGGTCGCACGACGGCCGAGTCCGCCGTCATCGCTCCTCTCCTGGTGGAAGCCGGCGCGGACTGCCTCAGCATCACCACCGGCATGCACTTCACTTTGCTGTACACGGTGGCGGCAATGGGAATGCCCCAGGGCCTCAACGTCGAGTCGGCGGCGGCGATAAAATCCGCTGTAGGTGTTCCGGTCATGGTCGCGGGGAAATTGAATGACCCCGTGCTGGCCGAGTCGGTTCTGGCCGCGGGCAAGGCTGACCTGATCGCGATCGGGCGCGGGTTGATTGCCGATCCCGAGCTGCCCAACAAGTTGAAGAACGGACGAAGCGAGGACATCCGGTGGTGCATCGCCTGCAACCAAGGCTGCATTGGCGGTATGATTGCTGGCTTGCCCTTCACGTGTCTGGTCAACCCGGAAGCGGGCCAGGAGAGCGAGCCGAAGGCAACCCCGGCCGCGCGCGCCAAGCGCGTGCTGGTGGCAGGAGGCGGGCCGGCAGGCATGGAGGCCGCCCGGAGCGCGGCGCTGCGGGGACACACGGTCGTTCTTTACGAGCGCGATGAACAGCTCGGCGGGCAGTTCCTCCTCGCAGCCGTACCTCCACGGAAGCACGAGATCGCTCCGTATCTGCGTTACATACAGCACCAACTCACGAAGCTCGGCGTCGAGGTGGTCCTGGGTCAGGCGCTGACCCCTT
Proteins encoded:
- a CDS encoding phosphotransferase family protein; this translates as MVDVDVSFQGPSDPERVKQALARWLNERWRAATTIQIHDFATPQSSGYSNETVMFRASWREGGQPRDKRYVLRMEPQRLPVFPLQTSVQRPSVEVQYRAMKAVADHSTVPLAPLVGYEASPTWVGAPFFVMGFVEGRVPVDVPLYTLAGFIVEEATPAQRRRVIESGLDVLAQIHRIDWTRADVDWLVPQGRSPGLRWQLDLHRDYVHAQLRGRAHPILEPALAWLEAHFPGEGGLGISWGDARIGNMIFADFECAAVTDWEAVALGPAEMDLGWWLMFDRYAHESAGATRLDGMPTREEQKAYYESRAGRRLGDTRYFEILAATRFTAVMIPNGDRFTADGRVPAEMNLAIHNPGTQVLADLLEIPYRWTDPPR
- a CDS encoding FAD-dependent oxidoreductase, producing the protein MTKPMQLGRLFSPLRIKSMELKNRIVMPPMTTLLAGPGGEITDRFMAFYAARAQGGAALITAETADVHPYTHNLSIGDRGFTAIYDDRFIPGFRRFTDRLHAAGAKVSLQLHHSGGAMMMLDPSCPPVAPSAIPCPGGAVPRALAIDEIQGLVEAFGAGARRAREAGFDAVDIHGGHGYLIAQFMSPYFNRRADRYGADISGRLRFAIEVLRAVRRNVGGDFPVIFRFSADERVPGGRTTAESAVIAPLLVEAGADCLSITTGMHFTLLYTVAAMGMPQGLNVESAAAIKSAVGVPVMVAGKLNDPVLAESVLAAGKADLIAIGRGLIADPELPNKLKNGRSEDIRWCIACNQGCIGGMIAGLPFTCLVNPEAGQESEPKATPAARAKRVLVAGGGPAGMEAARSAALRGHTVVLYERDEQLGGQFLLAAVPPRKHEIAPYLRYIQHQLTKLGVEVVLGQALTPSIVEAVKPDVVIVATGSQPLIPDVPGINAAKVVTAHDVLAGKVVTGQRVLVVGGGQVGCETAEFLDRYGKQVTVVEMRYEIAPDVFFVPRAALIHAFEQTQVTTMTATTVVEITSDSVVLERDGQRHVVRDIETVVLAAGVRPVSPLAEAVKNLVSEVHVIGDAGCPGSAMDAIAAGAGIGRQI